TCCAGTCCACAAGTCGTTTTTGGCCGATAGGTACGTTGAGGGTGAGTGTCCAAAGTGTCACTACGACGATGCTAGAGGTGACCAGTGCGACAAATGTGGTGCCTTATTGGATCCGTTTGAACTCATCAATCCACGTTGTAAACTGGATAACGCTACTCCAGAGGTTAGATTTTCAGATCACATCTTCTTGTCTCTGGACAAATTGGAAGGTAGGATTAAGGAATGGGTCGACCGGTCGTCAAACGAAGGTAACTGGTCTAAGAACTCAAAAACCATCACCAATTCCTGGTTGAAAGATGGTCTGAAGCCGCGTTGCATTACAAGAGATCTTGTTTGGGGTACGCCAGTTCCTCTTGAGAAGTACAACGACAAGGTTTTGTATGTTTGGTTCGACGCCACAATCGGCTACGTTTCGATAACAGCCAACTATACTAAGGGCTGGGAAAAATGGTGGAAGAATCCAGAAAATGTCAAGTTGTACCAGTTCATGGGTAAAGACAATGTTCCTTTCCACACAGTCATCTTCCCGGGCTCGCAGCTCGGCACAGGCGATGTTTGGACCATGCTTCACCATCTAAATACCActgaatatcttcaatatgAGGGCGGTAAATTTTCTAAGAGTAGAGGTGTCGGTGTGTTTGGCAACAACGCACAGGATTCTGGTGTTTCCGCTAGCGTATGGAGATATTATCTGGCTTCTGTAAGGCCAGAATCCAGTGACTCTCATTTCTCGTGGGATGATTTTGTCGCTAGAAACAACAGTGAGTTGCTGGCCAATCTGGGCAATTTTGTGAACAGATTGATTAAATTCGTCAACGCCAAATACAACGGTGTGGTGCCAAATTATTACATCAAGAACCTTCCTAGCTTCGAGACTGTGAAGCAAGACATTAATGAGATTTTGAGCAACTACATCAATGAGATGGAACAAGCCCATGAAAGACGTGGTCTAGAGATCGCCATGTCACTGAGCGCTCGCGGTAACCAATTTTTGCAAGAGAATAAGCTGGACAATACTTTGTTCTCCGAGCAACCCGACAAGGCAGATGCCGTCGTCGGCGTGGGTCTCAATATCATATATGCCGTTGCATCCGTCATACTGCCTTTCATTCCAGAGACTGCAGAAACGATCTTCCGTATGCTGAATGCACCAGCCCTCAAGATCGACAACGAATTCCATCTGGCAATTTTGAATGGACACAACATTAATAAGGCAGAGTATCTCTTCCAGCGTATTGACGAGAAGCAAATTCAACAATGGAGGGAGAAATACGGCGGAAAGCAAGCATAACGATTACAGTGTCTCCGATACACATGAGATAGATATTTTTTACAGTAGATTATATGATTTTGACTGCAATGTTCGATAATTAACGTTGCGCAACTGAGATCGATggtatcttcttcaattgatgcATTCTGCACTTCAAAGAATCTAAACCAGTAGAGTAACACACCGTCTTCAGGACCTATGCGATTTTCGAGATTTTGCAGTACAGCATATAAACTTGAATCGATAGATGAGGTGAAGCCACTATAGAAAGAGAGAGTGTAAGTAACAGACGGAAGCTCGAAATGTCCAAAGAGATCGTCGACAAGGCGTCGGCTGTGTTAGGTCCCAGAATCGAGCTCAAAACGATCGCTCAAGGTGCAGAAGCTGTGGTCTTTTCAACTAGAGTTCATCCATACTTACCAAGTGGTCATGAAGATAAAAAGTACATCGTCAAGTACAGACCTCCTAAGAGATATAGGCACCCCTCCATCGACCAAGCTCTGACAAAACGTAGGACCTTGGGGGAGTCACGTCTGCTGGCGAAGCTTTATCTGCTGGAGGGATTGAACGTCCCAAAGATAATAGCCTGTGATGCATACAATGGTTTCATCTGGGAGGAGTTTCTGGGAGAAGAGTTACCAGAAGGATACGGCTTCAGTAATCTTAAGAACTTCCTCTGGATGTACTCGGCGAAAGATCGTAATCCTCATGACGATGTGGTGAAGAGGACTTTGATTCGTGTTGGCCAACAAATAGGCTTATTACATTGGAATGGCTACTGTCATGGCGACTTGACGAGCTCGAACATCGTTCTAGAGAACGTAGAAGGTAGCTGGCAGCCTTATCTGATAGATTTTGGGCTCGGGTCCATATCGGACTCTGTAGAGGATAAAGGAGTCGATTTGTATGTGCTTGAAAGGGCCATCCTTAGTACACATTCATCTTATGCAGACCAGTACAATGCCTGGTTATTAAAGGGATTCTCTGACATCTACAAGGGACATGGAAAGATAGGTCAAgcaaagctgaaagaagtTCTGAGCAGGTTCAACGAAGTGAGGCTTCGTGgcagaaagagaagcaTGATCGGATAATATATTATATGTGTTCGTTAGCTAGTTCTGTTTGTAGCTCTGTCTAATAACGCCCTTGACACACCCCATGACACCGTTGAATAATATTACTTTATCGCCTTCTCGTAGATCCCTTACATCGATTGGGTATTCGTCCAGCagtctcttcttcaacaggtaGTATCGCATGGTTCCACACAAGCAGCCGGATGAGAGTGGGGGCGTAACAAACCTAATTTGACTGGGATCGTCATCCTTGTGTCTGATCACTGCGACATTGGTAATTGAGCCTTCCATCAACTGGTACGCATCATTAAAGACAAGAATCTCGTTTTGAGTACTTTGGCCATAGCGGGAAGCCATCTCCGCGAGCCTCTTTCTAGCTGCGTTGTAGTGGTCTCGGTAAGTGGTCTTGAAAGTAGTGAATGGAGACACGGTGAGTGTTTCGGTGTCAATGAAAACGTTCCAAACCGTCGAGGATTCTGGCAAAAAGGCACTGAGGATTGTATTAATGAAATACGAGGAAGGatttggaaaagttccaaCATCCGTACTTCTGGTCAAAGGATGCGCTTCCACTCTCATACGTCCGCTTTTCGACACCAAAACCCTCATCTTGTAACATGCACTCTCGTTCAACAACAGtgacatcttctgttctGTATCCGACACTTCGCTATGCTCCGGCAGGGCCTCTATCAGCTTGTCAAGGAGCAATTGTAGCGGGACGTGGGTTCCCCATTTAAAAAACTGCAGAGTGAAGTTCAACCTCTTGTAATGCTCACCTAGCAGCAAAAACCTGTTGTAGAAGACCGGATACAGATCAGCAGCATTCGGGCTGATATTTGGCGGTGAAGATCCCACAGTGACCTCGCTTCCATCTAAAAGAGACATAAGAGAATCATTATAATCTTCCGCTGATGATGTAGGCTCTACAATGCTGTCGAAAAGATTGTGCAGCCCCTCATTGCTGCCATCGGTCGATTCCTGACCATTCAAAAACATGTCATATTGGTCGTAATCCAGCAACCGCAGCCTAGAGTCAATCTCGCTCAGCTGAAAGCCCTCAGCACCACTCCTAAGCCCACCAAACACGTTTGTAAAGGATGGATCATACCGTAAGGTCGACAGCAGCTCAAactgctcatcgctaaCGGCTGGTTCAAAGTAGCGTTCGATTATCTCCCTCTGCAGTATGTCGTAAACTTTCTGCTGTGTAGCGGTCAACTGTCTTgtgctcttcttcctctttacGCCCATTCTTACCgatttcagcagcttgcTAGCCTGTTCTCATGGTTTGGTGTTTATCATAAAGAATCTTGTATGTAGTGTTAAGTACTTG
Above is a genomic segment from Torulaspora globosa chromosome 1, complete sequence containing:
- the MES1 gene encoding methionine--tRNA ligase MES1 (ancestral locus Anc_5.41), which gives rise to MALQISFDKSKGNPRALSLCNNLKIALALEYASKDLKIDINELTQGPQLIQGDSFRLFTADAILRYAMDDFEGQESEEYHYALSSLEALLEKKEIPKQHVEECVSKALGNYLTSLSEPVSATKLITFANSYALSQSLVTEKFPTLPRQIANAIKSAERLAPRNIAAERTGAINIVDGLKVKELGKEILPKENERNILITSALPYVNNVPHLGNIVGSVLSADIFARYCKARNYNTVFICGTDEYGTATETKALEEGVTPRELCDKYHEIHSNVYKWFQIGFDYFGRTTTQQQTEIAQDIFTKLNNNDYLEEQTMKQLYCPVHKSFLADRYVEGECPKCHYDDARGDQCDKCGALLDPFELINPRCKLDNATPEVRFSDHIFLSLDKLEGRIKEWVDRSSNEGNWSKNSKTITNSWLKDGLKPRCITRDLVWGTPVPLEKYNDKVLYVWFDATIGYVSITANYTKGWEKWWKNPENVKLYQFMGKDNVPFHTVIFPGSQLGTGDVWTMLHHLNTTEYLQYEGGKFSKSRGVGVFGNNAQDSGVSASVWRYYLASVRPESSDSHFSWDDFVARNNSELLANLGNFVNRLIKFVNAKYNGVVPNYYIKNLPSFETVKQDINEILSNYINEMEQAHERRGLEIAMSLSARGNQFLQENKLDNTLFSEQPDKADAVVGVGLNIIYAVASVILPFIPETAETIFRMLNAPALKIDNEFHLAILNGHNINKAEYLFQRIDEKQIQQWREKYGGKQA
- the BUD32 gene encoding serine/threonine protein kinase BUD32 (ancestral locus Anc_5.43), whose amino-acid sequence is MSKEIVDKASAVLGPRIELKTIAQGAEAVVFSTRVHPYLPSGHEDKKYIVKYRPPKRYRHPSIDQALTKRRTLGESRLLAKLYLLEGLNVPKIIACDAYNGFIWEEFLGEELPEGYGFSNLKNFLWMYSAKDRNPHDDVVKRTLIRVGQQIGLLHWNGYCHGDLTSSNIVLENVEGSWQPYLIDFGLGSISDSVEDKGVDLYVLERAILSTHSSYADQYNAWLLKGFSDIYKGHGKIGQAKLKEVLSRFNEVRLRGRKRSMIG
- the ABZ2 gene encoding aminodeoxychorismate lyase ABZ2 (ancestral locus Anc_5.44); the protein is MGVKRKKSTRQLTATQQKVYDILQREIIERYFEPAVSDEQFELLSTLRYDPSFTNVFGGLRSGAEGFQLSEIDSRLRLLDYDQYDMFLNGQESTDGSNEGLHNLFDSIVEPTSSAEDYNDSLMSLLDGSEVTVGSSPPNISPNAADLYPVFYNRFLLLGEHYKRLNFTLQFFKWGTHVPLQLLLDKLIEALPEHSEVSDTEQKMSLLLNESACYKMRVLVSKSGRMRVEAHPLTRSTDVGTFPNPSSYFINTILSAFLPESSTVWNVFIDTETLTVSPFTTFKTTYRDHYNAARKRLAEMASRYGQSTQNEILVFNDAYQLMEGSITNVAVIRHKDDDPSQIRFVTPPLSSGCLCGTMRYYLLKKRLLDEYPIDVRDLREGDKVILFNGVMGCVKGVIRQSYKQN